The Cronobacter sakazakii genome has a window encoding:
- the rpsP gene encoding 30S ribosomal protein S16 encodes MVTIRLARHGAKKRPFYQVVVTDSRNARNGRFIERVGFFNPIANEKEEGTRLDLDRIEHWVGQGATVSDRVSALIKAAKKAA; translated from the coding sequence ATGGTAACTATTCGTTTAGCACGTCACGGCGCTAAAAAGCGTCCGTTCTACCAGGTTGTCGTTACTGATAGCCGTAATGCACGCAACGGTCGCTTCATTGAGCGCGTTGGTTTCTTCAACCCGATCGCGAACGAGAAAGAAGAAGGCACCCGCCTGGATCTGGATCGTATCGAGCACTGGGTTGGCCAGGGCGCTACCGTTTCCGATCGCGTTTCCGCGCTGATCAAAGCAGCAAAAAAAGCAGCTTAA
- the rimM gene encoding ribosome maturation factor RimM (Essential for efficient processing of 16S rRNA), translating into MSKQDAAKAPVNPIVLGKMGSSYGIRGWLRVFSSTEDAESIFDYQPWFIQQAGQWQQVQLESWKHHNQDMIIKLKGVDDRDAANLLTNCEIVVDSSQLPDLEEGDYYWKDLIGCQVVTTEGYSLGKVIDMMETGSNDVLVVKANLKDAFGIKERLLPFLDGQVIKKVDLATQTIEVDWDPGF; encoded by the coding sequence ATGAGCAAGCAAGACGCCGCTAAAGCCCCTGTTAACCCGATTGTTCTCGGGAAAATGGGTTCTTCTTACGGCATTCGTGGTTGGCTCAGAGTGTTTTCCTCCACCGAAGACGCTGAAAGCATTTTTGACTATCAGCCCTGGTTTATCCAGCAGGCGGGTCAGTGGCAGCAAGTACAGCTGGAAAGCTGGAAGCACCACAATCAGGACATGATTATCAAGCTGAAAGGCGTTGACGATCGTGATGCCGCGAATCTGTTGACCAATTGCGAAATTGTCGTGGATTCCTCGCAGTTGCCGGACCTCGAAGAAGGCGACTACTACTGGAAAGACCTTATCGGTTGCCAGGTGGTCACGACGGAAGGGTACAGCCTCGGTAAAGTCATCGACATGATGGAAACCGGGTCGAACGACGTTCTCGTCGTTAAGGCAAACCTGAAAGATGCGTTCGGTATCAAGGAGCGGTTACTTCCGTTCCTCGATGGGCAGGTTATCAAGAAAGTCGATCTCGCTACTCAAACCATTGAAGTAGATTGGGATCCTGGTTTTTAA
- the trmD gene encoding tRNA (guanosine(37)-N1)-methyltransferase TrmD has translation MWIGIISLFPEMFRAITDYGVTGRAVKNGLLSIDSWSPRDFTHDRHRTVDDRPYGGGPGMLMMVQPLRDAIHAAKAAAGEGAKVIYLSPQGRKLDQAGVSELATNEKLILVCGRYEGIDERVIQTEIDEEWSIGDYVLSGGELPAMTLIDSVARFIPGVLGHEASATEDSFADGLLDCPHYTRPEVLEGMEVPPVLLSGNHAEIRRWRLKQSLGRTWLRRPELLENLALTEEQAKLLAEFKTEHAQQQHRHDGTGDA, from the coding sequence ATGTGGATTGGCATAATCAGCCTGTTTCCTGAGATGTTCCGCGCGATTACCGATTACGGGGTAACTGGCCGGGCAGTAAAAAATGGCCTGCTGAGCATCGACAGCTGGAGTCCTCGCGACTTCACGCACGACCGGCACCGTACCGTGGACGACAGGCCCTACGGCGGCGGACCGGGGATGCTAATGATGGTGCAACCCTTGCGGGACGCCATTCACGCAGCGAAAGCCGCGGCAGGTGAGGGCGCAAAGGTGATTTACCTTTCACCTCAGGGACGCAAGCTTGATCAAGCGGGCGTCAGTGAGCTGGCGACGAACGAGAAGTTAATTCTGGTTTGTGGCCGCTACGAAGGGATAGATGAGCGCGTAATTCAGACCGAAATTGACGAAGAATGGTCAATCGGCGATTACGTTCTCAGCGGCGGCGAGCTACCCGCCATGACGCTGATTGATTCGGTCGCCAGGTTTATTCCGGGCGTACTCGGTCACGAAGCGTCGGCAACGGAAGATTCCTTTGCCGACGGGTTGCTGGATTGCCCGCACTATACCCGGCCTGAAGTGTTAGAAGGGATGGAAGTACCGCCAGTTTTACTGTCGGGGAACCATGCCGAAATCAGACGCTGGCGCCTGAAGCAGTCGCTGGGCCGTACCTGGCTTAGAAGACCTGAACTTCTGGAAAACCTGGCTCTGACTGAAGAGCAAGCAAAGTTGCTGGCGGAGTTCAAAACTGAACACGCACAACAGCAACATAGACATGATGGGACTGGCGACGCGTAA
- the rplS gene encoding 50S ribosomal protein L19, giving the protein MSNIIKQLEQEQMKQDVPSFRPGDTVEVKVWVVEGSKKRLQAFEGVVIAIRNRGLHSAFTVRKISNGEGVERVFQTHSPVVDSIAVKRRGAVRKAKLYYLRERTGKSARIKERLN; this is encoded by the coding sequence ATGAGCAACATTATTAAGCAACTTGAACAAGAGCAGATGAAGCAGGACGTACCTTCCTTCCGTCCGGGTGATACCGTGGAAGTGAAAGTATGGGTTGTTGAAGGTTCCAAAAAACGTCTGCAGGCATTCGAGGGCGTGGTTATCGCTATCCGTAACCGCGGTCTGCACTCTGCATTCACTGTTCGCAAAATCTCCAACGGCGAAGGCGTTGAGCGTGTCTTCCAGACTCACTCTCCGGTAGTTGACAGCATTGCTGTTAAACGTCGTGGTGCTGTACGTAAAGCTAAACTGTACTACCTGCGTGAGCGCACTGGTAAGTCTGCTCGTATCAAAGAGCGTCTTAACTAA
- a CDS encoding DUF2946 domain-containing protein, whose product MGSNIFYQSVFRYRAAMLALFAILLIVVAPLISVSLQKGPMSAMPGMHHEMPMADMGDMADMHQGMHHERAAPEPMSMPVDHAEACGYCVLLAHVPGLLLALVLLISFILQRVRLPVPRPVARHWRFYPRLWPDTRAPPRLSAFSC is encoded by the coding sequence GTGGGCAGCAACATCTTTTATCAGTCCGTGTTTCGTTATCGCGCAGCCATGCTTGCGCTGTTCGCGATCCTGCTGATTGTGGTGGCGCCGCTTATTTCTGTCAGCCTGCAAAAAGGCCCGATGAGCGCGATGCCCGGCATGCATCATGAGATGCCGATGGCGGATATGGGCGATATGGCTGATATGCATCAGGGGATGCATCACGAGAGGGCTGCCCCTGAGCCGATGTCTATGCCGGTCGATCATGCCGAAGCGTGCGGCTACTGCGTTTTACTGGCGCACGTGCCTGGCCTGTTGCTGGCGCTTGTACTGCTCATCTCCTTTATTCTCCAACGCGTGCGGTTGCCGGTTCCTCGCCCGGTGGCCAGGCACTGGCGTTTTTACCCGCGTCTCTGGCCCGATACCCGCGCGCCGCCGCGCCTGTCTGCTTTTTCCTGCTAA
- a CDS encoding PepSY-associated TM helix domain-containing protein, whose amino-acid sequence MTSCTPRAAWLNLLRRLHFYIGLFIGPFIFIAALTGTLYVATPQLENWIYREALSGATSGTPLPLAQQIAVAEQQTGGKLRLSAVRPALTPGETTRVMFADPSLGESESHAIFIDPVTLAVKGDMTVYGTSGILPLRQWIDYMHRSLLAGDVGRVYSELAASWMWVAALGGIALWCLTRPKRRMKNAFQNTRRLHTGLGWALLAGMLLFSATGLTWSQWAGANVDKMRAAFGWLTPQVNTQLHGGAQEHDPHAEHHMHHGTMDMPALHIDARQYDQVLQAARNAGIDARRLEIRPPREAGRAWTVTEIDRTWPTQVDAVAVDGATLQVIDVTRFADYPLMAKLTRWGVDFHMGILFGLLNQLLLITFGIALCVAIVLGYRLWWLRRPQGPLVSPAATLSQGWLNLPVVWRVVTLAVVILLGLALPVMGISLVIILLMDYWRWRQGRREPVVEKGQ is encoded by the coding sequence ATGACTTCCTGCACCCCGCGCGCGGCATGGCTCAACCTGCTGCGACGCCTTCATTTCTATATTGGTCTGTTTATCGGGCCGTTTATTTTCATCGCCGCGCTGACGGGCACGCTCTATGTCGCAACCCCGCAGCTGGAAAACTGGATCTATCGCGAGGCGCTGTCCGGCGCTACGTCGGGCACGCCTCTGCCGCTGGCGCAGCAAATCGCGGTGGCGGAGCAACAGACCGGCGGTAAGTTGCGCCTCTCTGCGGTGCGTCCGGCATTAACGCCTGGCGAGACGACGCGGGTGATGTTTGCTGACCCGTCGCTTGGTGAGTCGGAGTCGCACGCCATATTTATCGATCCGGTGACCCTTGCGGTAAAAGGCGACATGACCGTCTATGGCACCAGCGGCATTCTGCCCCTGCGCCAGTGGATAGACTATATGCACCGCTCGCTGTTGGCTGGCGACGTCGGGCGTGTCTACAGCGAACTGGCGGCCTCATGGATGTGGGTGGCGGCGCTCGGCGGGATCGCGCTCTGGTGCCTGACCCGCCCGAAACGGCGCATGAAAAACGCGTTTCAGAATACACGCCGCCTGCATACGGGCCTCGGCTGGGCGCTGCTTGCCGGTATGCTGCTCTTCTCTGCGACGGGACTCACCTGGTCGCAGTGGGCAGGCGCGAACGTCGATAAAATGCGCGCCGCGTTTGGCTGGCTGACGCCGCAGGTCAATACGCAACTGCATGGCGGGGCGCAGGAACACGATCCGCATGCGGAACACCATATGCATCACGGCACGATGGACATGCCAGCGCTGCACATTGATGCGCGTCAGTATGACCAGGTGTTGCAGGCGGCGAGAAACGCCGGTATTGACGCCCGCAGGCTGGAGATTCGTCCGCCGCGCGAGGCGGGGCGTGCCTGGACGGTAACTGAGATAGACCGTACCTGGCCCACGCAGGTCGATGCCGTGGCAGTGGACGGCGCCACGCTCCAGGTTATCGATGTCACACGCTTCGCGGATTACCCGTTGATGGCGAAGCTCACACGCTGGGGCGTCGATTTTCATATGGGCATTCTGTTCGGCCTGCTAAACCAGTTGCTGCTTATCACCTTTGGCATCGCGCTGTGCGTGGCAATTGTGCTTGGCTACCGGCTCTGGTGGTTGCGTCGCCCGCAGGGGCCGTTGGTTAGCCCGGCAGCGACGCTAAGCCAGGGCTGGCTGAATCTGCCGGTTGTCTGGCGCGTGGTGACACTCGCGGTAGTCATACTGCTGGGGCTGGCGCTGCCGGTCATGGGCATTAGCCTCGTTATAATATTGTTGATGGACTACTGGCGCTGGCGGCAGGGGCGTCGCGAACCGGTCGTTGAGAAAGGGCAATAA
- the aroF gene encoding 3-deoxy-7-phosphoheptulonate synthase AroF, translated as MQKDALNNVHIADEQVLITPDQLKAQFPLTVEQEAQIARTRQTISDIIAGRDPRLLVVCGPCSIHDPEAAMEYARRFKALSEQVSDSLYLVMRVYFEKPRTTVGWKGLINDPHMDGSFDVEAGLKIARRLLVDLVSLGLPLATEALDPNSPQYLGDLFSWSAIGARTTESQTHREMASGLSMPVGFKNGTDGSLATAINAMRAAAMPHRFVGINQAGQVCLLQTQGNPDGHVILRGGKAPNYSPADVAQCEKEMEQAGLRPALMIDCSHGNSNKDYRRQPGVAESAVAQIKDGNRSIIGLMIESHLHEGNQSSEQPRSAMKYGVSVTDACISWETTEALLRELHQDLRGALAARLA; from the coding sequence ATGCAAAAAGACGCGCTGAATAACGTTCATATCGCCGATGAACAAGTGTTAATCACTCCGGATCAACTCAAAGCCCAGTTTCCGCTGACCGTTGAACAGGAGGCGCAGATCGCGCGCACTCGCCAGACCATTTCCGATATCATCGCCGGTCGCGATCCGCGCCTGCTGGTGGTGTGTGGACCTTGCTCGATCCACGATCCTGAAGCTGCGATGGAGTATGCTCGTCGATTTAAAGCCCTGTCTGAACAGGTCAGCGATAGTCTTTACCTTGTCATGCGCGTCTATTTTGAAAAGCCCCGTACCACGGTTGGCTGGAAAGGGCTGATTAACGATCCGCATATGGATGGCTCGTTTGATGTGGAAGCGGGGCTGAAGATCGCGCGCCGCCTGCTGGTGGATCTGGTGAGCCTTGGCTTGCCGCTCGCGACCGAAGCGCTCGATCCGAACAGTCCGCAATACTTAGGCGATCTCTTTAGCTGGTCCGCGATTGGCGCGCGTACCACGGAATCGCAGACGCACCGCGAAATGGCGTCCGGCCTCTCAATGCCGGTTGGCTTTAAAAACGGTACCGACGGCAGCCTTGCGACTGCGATTAACGCGATGCGCGCCGCCGCGATGCCGCACCGCTTTGTCGGCATCAACCAGGCAGGCCAGGTGTGTCTGCTGCAAACGCAGGGCAACCCGGATGGCCACGTGATCCTGCGCGGCGGCAAAGCGCCGAACTACAGCCCGGCGGATGTCGCGCAGTGTGAAAAAGAGATGGAGCAGGCGGGTCTGCGTCCGGCGCTGATGATTGACTGCAGCCACGGCAACTCGAACAAGGACTACCGCCGCCAGCCGGGCGTCGCGGAATCCGCGGTGGCGCAGATTAAAGACGGCAACCGTTCTATTATTGGTCTGATGATTGAAAGCCACCTTCACGAAGGCAATCAGTCTTCCGAACAGCCGCGCAGCGCCATGAAATACGGCGTATCGGTTACCGACGCCTGCATTAGCTGGGAAACCACCGAGGCGCTCCTGCGCGAGCTTCATCAGGATTTGCGAGGGGCGCTGGCGGCGCGCCTGGCGTAA
- the tyrA gene encoding bifunctional chorismate mutase/prephenate dehydrogenase — MVAELTALRDQIDEVDKALLGLLARRLELVAEVGEVKSRYGLPIYVPEREASMLASRRHEAETLGVPPDLIEDVLRRVMRESYSSENDKGFKTLNPALRPVVIVGGGGQMGQLFEKMLTLSGYQVRILEQQDWPQAQTLCADAGMVIVSVPVHLTEAIIRKLPALPEDCVLVDLTSVKNVPLQAMLEAHSGPVLGLHPMFGPDSGSLAKQVVVYCDGRMPEAYQWFLEQIQVWGARLHRISAVEHDQNMAFIQALRHFATFAYGLHLAEENVQLEQLLALSSPIYRLELAMVGRLFAQDPQLYADIIMSSPGNLALIKRYYQRFGEAIGLLEQGDKRAFIDSFRKVEHWFGDYAKRFQQESRALLRQANDSRQ; from the coding sequence ATGGTGGCTGAACTGACCGCGCTGCGCGATCAAATTGATGAAGTGGATAAGGCGCTGCTGGGGTTGCTGGCGCGCCGTCTGGAGCTGGTGGCGGAAGTGGGCGAAGTAAAAAGCCGCTACGGGCTGCCGATTTATGTGCCGGAGCGCGAAGCCTCTATGCTGGCGTCGCGTCGTCATGAGGCCGAAACGCTCGGCGTGCCGCCGGATCTTATCGAAGATGTGTTGCGGCGCGTGATGCGCGAATCGTACTCCAGCGAGAACGATAAAGGCTTTAAAACGCTTAACCCGGCCCTGCGTCCGGTGGTGATTGTCGGCGGCGGCGGCCAGATGGGCCAGCTGTTTGAAAAAATGCTCACGCTTTCCGGCTACCAGGTGCGCATTCTGGAGCAGCAGGACTGGCCACAGGCGCAGACGCTGTGTGCTGATGCCGGAATGGTGATTGTCAGTGTGCCGGTGCACCTGACCGAAGCGATTATCCGCAAGCTGCCCGCGCTGCCGGAAGATTGCGTGCTGGTCGATTTAACCTCGGTGAAAAACGTACCGCTCCAGGCTATGCTGGAAGCGCATTCCGGCCCGGTACTGGGCCTGCACCCGATGTTCGGGCCGGACAGCGGCAGCCTTGCCAAACAGGTAGTGGTCTACTGCGACGGACGTATGCCGGAGGCGTACCAGTGGTTCCTTGAGCAAATTCAGGTCTGGGGCGCGCGGCTGCACCGCATCAGCGCGGTCGAGCACGATCAAAACATGGCGTTTATCCAGGCGCTGCGCCATTTTGCGACGTTTGCCTACGGTCTGCATCTGGCCGAAGAAAATGTACAGCTGGAGCAACTGCTGGCGCTCTCCTCGCCGATTTACCGGCTGGAACTGGCGATGGTGGGCCGCCTGTTTGCGCAGGACCCGCAGCTCTACGCCGACATTATTATGTCGTCGCCGGGCAATCTGGCGCTCATTAAGCGTTACTACCAGCGGTTTGGCGAGGCGATTGGCCTGCTGGAGCAGGGCGATAAGCGTGCGTTTATCGACAGCTTCCGGAAAGTGGAGCACTGGTTCGGCGATTATGCGAAACGATTCCAGCAGGAGAGCCGCGCGCTGTTGCGCCAGGCAAACGACAGCCGCCAGTAA